A region of Brevinema andersonii DNA encodes the following proteins:
- a CDS encoding iron-containing alcohol dehydrogenase, which yields MDFNYFHIPTRIIQGYESFGHLSEMADLSKKRVVLVTDEALIGLGITQTLRRFIENTAYGLIAYETSINPSTHYLYEGVNLVRDSRAQIVIGFGNPNVLAVARGMVQLAALPENKTPIHYIEIPTMPGICPGIMDTYYIADELDQLKHPYYDPESRADWLLLDSSYTEHIRVDIILSHAFQALAYTMDAYLSRSLSLLGESYALKAIEILVSAGNRLPNEPTNTRIKNELMLGGLLGSFAIQSSSLGISAALGMGLEAGRICSETQGAGAVFLHALEYSLLPNISKMQKIFKTLDLQDKGDVLENGFLVMETLQELAIQMEIPPLSTFPTTPFLLEKAAKQAARYDFITDLSRPAGFYELTEILQKSEKEGFNLDSKEQANASEENKSPSLA from the coding sequence TTGGATTTCAATTATTTTCATATTCCAACGCGTATCATTCAAGGCTATGAAAGCTTTGGACACTTAAGCGAGATGGCGGATTTATCAAAAAAACGGGTCGTTTTAGTTACTGATGAAGCATTAATTGGTCTGGGGATCACTCAGACTCTCAGGCGTTTCATCGAAAACACTGCTTATGGACTAATTGCTTACGAAACTTCGATCAACCCTAGTACTCATTACCTTTACGAAGGTGTAAATTTAGTACGCGATTCACGAGCACAGATCGTCATTGGTTTTGGAAATCCTAATGTTCTTGCTGTTGCAAGAGGTATGGTTCAGCTGGCAGCTCTCCCGGAAAATAAAACACCAATACATTACATCGAAATACCTACAATGCCTGGAATTTGCCCAGGAATCATGGATACCTATTACATTGCCGATGAACTTGACCAATTAAAACATCCGTATTATGATCCAGAATCACGTGCCGATTGGCTGCTTTTAGACTCGTCTTACACAGAACATATACGCGTAGATATTATTTTAAGTCATGCTTTCCAAGCCTTGGCTTACACAATGGACGCATATCTGTCACGAAGTTTAAGCTTGCTGGGAGAATCTTATGCATTGAAAGCTATTGAAATTTTGGTTTCAGCTGGCAATCGGCTGCCAAACGAACCCACGAATACACGCATCAAAAACGAACTTATGCTGGGAGGATTATTAGGATCATTTGCCATACAAAGTTCGAGTTTAGGAATTTCTGCTGCTCTAGGCATGGGTTTGGAAGCTGGCCGCATCTGCTCCGAAACTCAAGGAGCCGGTGCAGTATTTTTACATGCTCTCGAGTATTCTCTACTCCCCAACATATCAAAAATGCAAAAAATTTTCAAAACTTTAGACCTGCAGGATAAAGGAGATGTCTTAGAAAATGGATTTCTTGTGATGGAAACGCTACAAGAACTGGCAATTCAAATGGAAATTCCTCCTTTATCAACATTTCCGACAACTCCATTTCTGTTGGAAAAAGCCGCAAAACAAGCAGCTCGTTATGATTTTATCACTGATCTTTCGCGTCCTGCAGGTTTTTACGAGCTGACGGAAATTCTTCAAAAATCTGAAAAAGAAGGATTTAACTTAGACTCCAAAGAGCAAGCCAATGCATCTGAAGAAAATAAATCTCCTTCTTTGGCTTAG